Part of the Terriglobales bacterium genome, CATTGTTCATCGGCTTCAGCATCGTGGTCTGGATCATTTACGCGATGCTGTTCGCGTACCGTTAACTCCGGCGCGCAGAGAGAAGGGTCCTGGCATGTCACGACACAGCCGTACACGGATGGCGATCGCGCTGGCTTTCCTGCTCGCCCTGTGCAGCCTCGCATCTTGGGCCGCCGCGAAGCAGACGGCAAAGTCGAAAATCTCTGACGCCGAGTGTCTCGCCTGCCACGCCGACCCGAGCATGACCAAGGACGTGGCCGGCAAGCAGGTCTCCATTGCCGTTGACGAACAGAAGTTCAAGGCCTCGGCGCACGCCATGTTTTCCTGCACCGATTGCCACACCGACATCAAGTCGGCTCCCCACGACACGGCGCCGGCAAAGCCCAAGTGCGCCACCTGCCACGCCGACCAGGATGCCGCCTACAACCGCGGTTTCCACGCGCAGGCGGTGAAAAGCGGCGACAAGTTGGCTGCCTCCTGCCAGGACTGTCACGGCAACGTGCACCAGATCCTACCCGCGTCCGACCCCAAGTCGAAAGTGCACCGTTCCACGATTCCGGCGACTTGCGGCGCCTGCCACGGGCAGAAATTCGTCATGGAGGCCAGCGGCCACAGCGCCCAGCCGTTCATCAATTACGAAGAAAGCGTGCACGGCAAGTCGGTCGCGCGCGAAGGCGACAAGAGCAAGGCCGCGGTCTGCACCGATTGCCACGGCGCTCACGACATCTTGAACGGCGCCAACCCGAAATCCTCCATTGCCAAGGCAAACGTTCCGTTCACCTGCGCCAAATGCCACGAAGCGATTGAGCGGGAATTCATGAGCAGCACCCACGGACAGGCTCTGACCCGCGGCAACTGGCAAGCGCCGGTGTGCACCGACTGCCACGGCATCCACACCATCAAGGCGCCGGCCGATCCCAGTTCTTCAGTGAACGCTCAGAATCTGGCGCGCAGCACCTGCGCCCGCTGCCACGAGAGCGTGCGCCTGGCGGGTGAATTCGGAGTCGAGGGTCACCGCGCCAGCACCTACCTCGCCAGCTACCACGGCTTGGCCTCGAAGGCGGGCTCAAAAGTGGTTGCCAACTGCGCCAGCTGCCACGGCGCGCATAACATCCTGCCATCGTCAGATCCGAAGTCCACCGTCAATCACGCCAACCTGATCAAGACTTGCGGCCAGTGTCATCCCGGCGTGACCGAAAAATTCATTCAGGGCAAGGTGCACGTCGACGCGCCGCTTTCCGCCGATACCGGCAGCGTCGCGGTGCGCTGGATTCGCCGCATGTACCTGACCCTGATCTTTGTCACCATCGGTTCCATGCTGCTGCACAACCTGATCATCTGGCGACGCAAGGCGCTGCTCCGCCGCAACCAGCACCGCCGTATCGTGCGCCGCATGGACGCCAACCAGCGCGTGCAGCACCTGACGCTGCTGGTCAGTTTCTTCATCCTGGTGCTGACTGGTTTTGCCCTGAAATATCCGGACTCCTGGTTCGCATCGTTGCTCAGCCTGAACGAGACCTTGCGCGGCGTCCTCCACCGCATTGCCGGCGGTGTGCTCATCGCCGGCGGCGTCTACCACGTCATTTATCTGCTCGCCAGCGCCGAAGGCCGTCGCCTCATGATGGACATGCTGCCGGAGCCGAAGGACGCCATCGATGCCCGCGACACCATGCGCCACTACCTCGGATTCAACGTTTCCAAGCCGCAATTCAAGCGCTTCAATTACGCCGAAAAGGCCGAGTACTGGGCGCTGGTCTGGGGCACGATCGTCATGGCCGGCACCGGCCTGGCGCTGTGGTTCAAGGTCATTGTCGGCAACTTGCTGCCGCGCTGGTGGCTGGACGTTGCCACCGCGATCCACTTCTACGAAGCGGTGCTCGCCACCCTGGCCATCCTGGTATGGCATTTCTACCAGGTCTTCTTCGATCCCGATACTTACCCGATGAACTGGGCGTGGTTGGATGGAAGGATGTCGGTGGAGCATTACCAGGACGAGCACGCACTCGATGTCGAAACTTTGCGCCGGTCCGTGGATGCCGCGGTGGCGGAAAATGCAGAACCGGGCGTGACTCCCGAGGTTGCCCCGCCCGAGAAGGCGCCGGAAAAAGAAGAAGTAGCGCCCCGTTCTTGATTGAGGAATTGGACCACCGGATCACGCTTGCCAGTGAGTTGTGCCACAGGCGCATGTTTGCCAGAACGACTGCTTTCACGTACCCTGCGCGGTTACGCCTGCATGTAAGGAATGGCAGAGGCAACAAAGAACTGAGGAGGAATTTGGATGGCTGACCAGCCCCCCGATGAAGTCGTCTCGCCCAGCGGACGCAAAAACGGCCCGCCGGGTCTGTTCCGCAATCCGGTCAGCCTGATCGGCGCGGCGCTGGCTGTCATCAGCGCGGCCAATATTGCCTTCCTCATTTTCATCGATTACATCTCCGCCCGGCCCAGTCCTTATATCGGCATCTTCGCCTACATGATCGTCCCCGCATTCATGTTGCTGGGACTGTTGCTGATTCCTATCGGAATGTGGATGGAGCGGGTTCGCAGGCGGACACAGGCGCCCTCCATGGCGCGCTATCCCCGCATTGATCTCAACAACCCGCAACAGCGCAGCGCGTTTGCCTTCTTCGTCAGCTTCGCCATCGTCTTCGTCGCGCTCAGCGCCGCCGGCAGCTATCGCGCCTACGAGTTCACCGATTCGGTCCAGTTCTGCGGCCAGCTTTGCCATACCGTCATGAATCCGGAGTTCGTCGCCTACAGCCAGTCGCCGCACGCGCGCGTGCGCTGTGTCGATTGCCACGTCGGTCCCGGCGCCGGCTGGTATGTGCGCTCCAAGCTCTCCGGCGCCTACCAGGTCTATTCCGTCACCTTTCACAAGTATCCGCAACCGATTCCTACCCCCGTGGCGAACTTGCGTCCGGCCCAGGAAACATGCGAACAGTGCCACTGGCCGCGAAAATTTTACGGCGCCCAGTTGAAAGTCTTCTATCACTACGGCAGCGACGAAAAAAACACGCCGCGCCAGATTCGCATGCTCATCAATACTGGCGGCGGCGATCCCGCTACTGGCTCCCCCGAGGGCATTCACTGGCACATGAACATCGCCAATGAGATCACCTACATCGCCAGCGACAAGGAACACCAGGTCATCCCATGGGTTCAGGTGAAGGACCAGAGCGGACGCGTCACGGTTTATCAGTCCAAGGACAATCCGCTCAAGCCGGAGCAGATCGCCGCCATGCCCAAGCGCCGCATGGATTGCGTGGACTGCCACAACCGGCCCTCGCACATCTATCCCTCACCCGATCGTTCCGTTGACGACGCGCTGGTTGCCAAGCGGATCGACGCCACTCTGCCGTTCATCAAGCAACAGGCCGTGGCCGTCCTCAGTGAGAAGTACAACACCACCCCGGAAGCGACCCAAGCTATCGCCACCACGCTGGAGAAGTTTTACGATCAGAAATACCCTGGATTGAGTAAAACCAAGGCGCTGGAAATCCGCACTGCCATTGCGGAAGTGCAGCGTATTTTCAAGACGACGATGTTTCCGGAAATGAAGGTGGACTGGCGCGTGCACCCGAATAACATCGGCCACTTCATGTTTCCCGGCTGCTTCCGCTGTCACGATGGCAACCATGCCAGCAGCGACGGCGCCACCATCACCAAGAATTGCAATACCTGCCACTCCGTCATCGCCGAGTTGGAGAGCGGCCAACCCGTGTATGGCAGCACCCAGGGAATGCAGTTCAAGCATCCGGTTGACCTTGGCGATATGACCGCGGTCAATTGCGCGGATTGCCACACCGGTGGGGTGGGACCGTAAACTGCCGAACTGCGGAAGTGCTCAATCGCCGAATTCCTTTTCGGCGTTGGATCAACTTTCGACAATTCCGCATTTGCCCGGTGACCTTCCTCACACCAAATTGTGACAACTGTCACGGCCTCATGTTCTTCCCCGGACTACCCTTGACCAGGTAGAGGAGAACCAGGATGGCAACCGGGAACGGGCAGACTGCACAGCTTTCCAAGCCGCGGCTGATTTTCTGGGAGGTCACCAAGGGCTGTAATCTGCGCTGCATCCACTGCCGTGCTACCGCCACTGAGCTGAGCTCTCCCACCGATCTGCCCACGACGCGCGCCCTCGACATCATCACCCAAATCGCCGGCTACGCCAGCCCTATCCTGGTACTGAGCGGCGGCGAGCCGCTTTACCGCCGCGACATCTTCCAGTTGGCCCGTTTCGCCACCGATAAGGGCTTGCGCGTCGCGCTGGCCACCAACGGAACCATGGTGACCAAGGAACTGGCGCGCCGCATCGTCGACTCCGGCGTGCGCCGCGTTTCCATCAGCCTGGATGGCGCCGACTCCATGACGCATGACAGCTTCCGCGGCATCCCCGGCGCCTTCGACGCTGCCGTGTACGGCTTGCGCAACCTGAAAGAGCTTGGAATGTCGGTGCAGATCAACATGACCATAGCGCGCCACAATGCACGCCAGTTGCCGCAGGTTCTGGACTTGGCGCGTGGCCTTGGCGCCGACGCCCTGCACACATTCCTGCTGGTTCCTGTCGGCTGTGGCGTCGATATCGCCGCCGAACAGATGGTTCCTCCGGAAGAATATGAAGCGATGCTGAACTGGTTCTACGACCGCTCTCTCGAAGGCGGGATCGAGCTGAAGGCTACCTGCGCGCCCCATTATTTCCGCGTCGCTCGCCAGCGTCGCGCGGCCGACCGTCGCGCCGCCGCCGCCGAAACGCAGGCCATCGGCCCGGCCGACATGATGATGCCGGGCTCGACCGGGGTCGTGCTTCATCCGCAGGGATCTCCTCCGCCCGACATCGCCAAGAATGCTGAGCATGCGGGCATGGGCGGACATCCTGAAGGCATGCACGCCATGACCAAGGGCTGCCTGGCGGGCACCGGCGTGTGCTTCATCTCGCATGAAGGCGAGGTCTTTCCTTGCGGCTACCTGCCCGCCATCGCCGGCGATTTGCGCCGCCAGTCTTTCGCCGATGTCTGCGAAAATTCCGTGGTGTTCAACCAATTGCGCGACACCGATAACCTGAAAGGGAAGTGCGGTTGCTGCGAGTTCCGCAACATCTGCATGGGCTGCCGCGCGCGGGCCTACGCCGCCACCGGCGATTACCTCGATGAGGAACCGTTCTGCGTTTACGAGCCACGCAGCGAAGCGCTCAAGGCGCGCAAGGCAATCGCGGTGATCAGCGACTCGCGCCAGGTCTAGAACCCGCGATCGCGGAGTGCAGGCCGGCCGGACAAGAAGTCACAGCTCGGGGTGAGAATGATCACTAACCTGTCGGACATGACTGCGAGCGCCGCCAAACCGGCTGCCGCCGTATCCGGAGCACGCATGCGCACGCTGCTCATCCCCCGCGAACACGGCGCCTGGGGCCTGCTCCTCATTCCGCTCGTCACCGGCGGCTTTGCAGGCCTCTCGGTGGCGCAGAATTGGCTCCCGCTGGCTCTCCTCACTATTGCCTCCTTGGCCTTGTTCTGGATGCGCGCCCCGGCTGAAATCGCCCTGGGCACCTCCCCGATCCGTTCCCAATCGGCGTCGGAAACGAACTGGCTGCTCCTCGCCACCACCCTGCTGGCATCCATAGCCATGTTGTGCATCGCCGCCTTGTTGTGGGACGGCGCCAATCGTGGTTTGCTGGCGCTGGGCGCCTTGGCGGCGGTCGCATTCGTTGTCCAGGCGCTGCTCAAGACGCTCGGGCGTCGCGCGCGCATGCCGGCACAGTTGATCGGCGCCATCGGTCTGGCGGCTGTCGCGCCTGCGGCGTGGTACGTCATCACGGGCAGGCTCGATTCACGCGCGCTTGGCCTCTGGACAGCCAACTGGATGTTCGCCGGCAACCAGATACACTTCGTCCAGCTGCGAATCCACGCCGCTCGCGCAGCCGCGTGGCGGGAAAAATTTCGGCTTGGTCGGGCGTTCTTCCTTGGCCAATTGCTCATGATCGCGGCTCTTCTGGCGGTTGTTCGTGCTCAATTGCTGCCGGCGCTCGGTTTGGCCGCGTTCGTTCCCTTGCTCGCGCGCGGATTCCTCTGGTTAAAACCCGGAGCGCAACCGCTCGCGGTCAGACGCCTGGGCTGGAGCGAACTTGCGCAGGGCATAGCTTTCGGCCTGTTGCTCATTGGGGCCTACCACGTCTAGCGCGACCGCCGACCCGGCCGTCCACAGGCGCTTTTTCGTTACCGGCGCCCAAGCTAGCAACTATCGACCTGCTGCTCACGTCCAATCTGTCAGAGGCGGTTCCCCATGGCCCTGACACGGCTCTACGAAGAACAAGAACTGGCGCCGGAATTGCGCCGCATTTACACCGAAATCCGCTGCAGTCTGGATCTTCCCTTCGTCCCTTCGCTGTTCAAGATGGCCGCTGGAATTCCTGAGTACCTGAAAGTGATGTGGCACGATCTGGCCCCGGTGGCGCGTTCCCGCGAATTTCACGCCGCCGGGTTGGCGATGGAGGAATTTGCCCGCTCCCTTGCGGTCAGTGACGGTTGGCGTTTTTCCGACCAGCAACGCGTGCTCGCCGAACAGAAATTCCCGCCCGATGACGTGGAGCAACTCGCCGCCATCGTCGGCATCTTTGTGCGCGCTTTGCCACGCATGCTCCTGTTTACGCGCCTGGCGCAACGCGGATATTCCGGCGGACAGCCGGGACGGATCAGCGCCGGCAAGCAGGTCTCGGCCATGTCGCGCCTGGTGACCTTGCACGTCCCCAACGAGCGCGATGCCGGCCTCCGCGTCTGGCTCATCTACAACGACATTAAGAAGACCACCGGCGGCGCCGGCCACGTCATGAGCCTGCTGCGCGTGCTGTCGCCGTTTCCCGGGTACCTGGCCTCCATCTGGGTTGATGCCAAGAAAGTCATGCGCGAAGATTCGTTCCTGAGCGCTCGCGACCACATCAACAAACGCGCTTTGGGACTCCTGAACGGATTGCCGGTGCGCGATCATCGCGCCGCTGCCGGCAAGGTCACCCCCGAGCAATGGAAGGAGATTGAAGAAATGGTGGACGGCTGCGCGCGTCTGCTGCCACAATTCGCCCTCTTGGCGGCGGTTTGGCAGCGCTCGTTCACGGGGCACAGGTCGACAGTGTTCGCAGCTTGAGCTGAAAGCTGATTATCCCGGCGGCCACTTCATGTCGCGTCCGCCGATCAAGTGGAGATGCAGGTGAAAGACGGACTGCCCCACTCGTGGCCCCACGTTGTACACCGTCCGGTAGCCATCCTCGATGCCGCGCTCGCGCGCAATTTTCGCCGCCACCAGGTGCGAGTACCCGATAAGCTGCGCATCTTCAGCCGTGGCTTCCTTCAGTCCGCGAATATGTTTTTTGGGAATCACCAGCACGTGTGTCGGCGCCTGCGGCCGGATGTCTTCGATAACGATTACTTCTTCGTCTTCGAAAACTTTTTTGCATGGTGTCTTGCCCGCGATCATGTTGCAGAAAAGGCAGTCAGACATAAGTTTCTACAAGTTATCTCATAAATCGTTTGGGTAGGGCACGGCTTTAGCCGTGCCGCCCACCAGAAACTAGTCCAGCCTCACCAGGAAGGTGTGATCTCGCGACGCTGGGCTGCTGTCGGCAATCTCCTGCGCCCGTCGCTTGTCGTCTCCGAGCACCCGCACCCGCACCCACCAGTCGCCGACGGGGCTGCTGAACGCCAGCACTTTCGCGGTGTGATACCGTCGCGCCAGCGTGCTCTGGATGCGGCGCGCTTCTTCTTCTTCGGGGAATCCGCCGAGTTGCACCGCCCAGCGCCCCCCGGTGCGAATCGTGGCCGGCGACTCCAGCACTTCTACCTTCACCTGCGCCACGCCGCGCCGCCAGACATCGATCGCTTTTGCCGCCGCTGCCGATAGGTCGATGATTCGGTCTTCCACGAAAGGTCCGCGGTCGGTAATTCGCACCACCACGGATTGTCCCGACTTCATGTTCGTCACTCGCGCCACCGTGTTCAGCGGCAGTGTCAGGTGCGCCGCCGTCATGGCGTTCATGTCGTAAGTCTCGCCGTTCGCGGCCTTGCGATTGTGGAAAGGAGCTCCGTACCAGCTTGCCTTTCCCAATTGCACGAACAACGGCTTGACGTCAGGGGCCGGAGCGGGTGGAATTTTCGCCGTCTCAGGCGGGGCTTCGACTGTGATGGGCGGGGGTGGCGGCGGAATCGGCGCTCGCGCCTGCTTCTTGTGTCCGCACCCGGCGAGCAGCAAAGAAGCAGCGATGCATACAAAGGAGGTTTTCAGCGTTCCGCGAGAGCCCACCGCTTTGGGCGACCGCCGATACCGGGTGCCTATCGGGGTTTCTTCTGCGTCTCTTCCAGGTAATCCGCGAACTTTGCCAGTTCTTTCGACGCCTTTCGCAGGCCCCTGCTGGAGTGCTCGCGAACTTCCGGCACCACCTCGTCGTTCAGGTAGCGGATAAATTTTTCCGTCTCCTGCTCCAGTCGGCGCGCAGCTTCTTCCAGCTTCCTTCCGGCGTCCCCGAAAGGCGGTCGCGAGGAACCTTTGTCGGATTGAGTCATTGCACTCTTCCACGCTCGCAGGACGGTGCCAGGCCCATCCATTATCGGACGACTGTTATTTCCTGAGCAATCGTTCGTACCTTTGGCGTTACTGGGGGCCCAGAAGTGAGATGCCGGCCGAAGCTGCTCTGCCGTACGTTTTCCACTGTCGTAATACCTTAGGCCTACAAACCCGCCGCCGCATTTTGCCTTCTTAGTTCATAAGTAGTAACCGGGGTTAGCTCTCTTGATTTTCCGCATTAGCAAGGCTCGTTTCAGTGCGGTGACATGTCTCACCATGACGCTGTTGTGGACCGCGTCGGCGAGGGCGCAGACCATCGTCGCTTCCGGGCCCGACGCTACTGCATCCTTTACGGGTTTGCCGGATGCGCCCTCCGCCTCTGTCTCACGATCGATGACGGAAAAGTCCATAGCGATTCGATCCACAACCACCCAATCCTGGTGGCTGGTGGCTCCGGTTGATGCTCCGTTTCGCCCGCTGACACCGCACGAGAAATTTGAAAGCTTCGTCCACCACACAACCTCTCCCTACACCTTTGCCGGCGCGGTTTACGACGCAACTTGGGCCCAGGCTTGGGGCGACCCTCATGCTTACGGCGGCGGCATGGAAGGGTGGGGCAAGCGCTTTGGCGCTTCCGTAGCCGGCACCGAAACGCGAGCCTTCTTCGGAACCTTCTTGTTTCCCACGCTGCTGCACCAGGATCCTCGCTATTTCGCGATGTACAAAGGGTCGAAGGCGAAACGCGTATTGCATGCCGTGGGCCGCGTGTTTGTCACCCGCGATGACAACGGCAACTCGGTGTTCAATTCCGCGGGAATGTTGAGCACCGCCTTCACGGAATCACTTTCGGTGGCCTGGACTCCCGAGGGACAGCGTTCCGCAGGCAGGACCTTCACAGGCATGCTGGGTGCCATGCAGGGTGAAGCCACGGGCTATGTCCTGCGTGAATTCACCCCCGATTTCCTCCGCCTGCTCAAGCGCCATGCGCCCAGTTCTCTGAAGCGGATCCAGCAAAGAATTCCTGCCTACATTACCGGTGATGCCGGCCAACCGTAGGGTCGCGACTCGCCGCACTTGCTCCCGTTCATCCCTTGGTAATCGCGAGTACTGGCGCCAAGCTTCAGGCAGGAGAGCACCGGTTCAACAATTCTCCTTATTTTCAAGCAGTTAGCCCATCGAACGATCGCCTCCGTTTAATGCAGATGTGCGCCACTGGGCTGCTAAAACCTTCCTTTTCATGCTTTATGAATGAGATAGCTGGGCTGCAGCCGGTAGCATCACCTTCGTGGGACAGCTACGCGTCGGCCGTGGGGCGGCGCTGGCGGTTTACTTCGTCGAGTGCATTTCTTTCTATTTAGTCTGTCGTTATGCCACCGCGAAAGGGTGATTGAAGATGCCGAAGCCGATCAAGTTTGTCGAGTTGGGATTGGTGTGTGCCGCGAAGGCGGGCTGGAAGGTGTTTGAGTTTGGCAACCGCTTCAACCAGAAGCCCTCGTTCATTCCCCAATGGTCCGACAAACCACTTCTGAAGTCCTACGAAAAGCAGAAGCCTCCTCTCGGATGGCCCCGCGCCACCGACTCCCTTTGCCCCAAGTGCGTCCCTGCAATCCGTCAGCAGATCCTCGACGGCAAACTGCCCCACGAGATTCTGCTCAATGAAAAAGTGGGCGAGATCAAAGCCCAGATCATCGAGCGCGACGGCAAGATCCTGATGGTCAAGGATTGCCCCGAGCACGGCCACTTCGAAGACGTCATGTCCATCGACCCGGCGATGTTCCGGCACATCGAAGCCGTGTTCCCGGGACGCGACATGCGTGCGCACAATGACGAGAAGCTGCACAACCACGGCACCAGCACCGTGAAGTGGGGCCGCGGCGCCGTCCTCACCGTGGACCTGACCAATCGCTGCAACATGATGTGCGATCCCTGCTTCATGGATGCCAACCAGGTCGGGTTCGTGCACGAATTGACTTGGGACGAGATCAAGACCGTACTCGATAACGCCATCTCCATCAAGCCGAAGCGGCAGATGTCAGTGCAGTTCTCCGGCGGCGAACCCACGCTCTCGCCTTACTTTCTGGACGCCGTGCGCTACGCGCGCAAAGTCGGCTACAACTCCGTTCAGGCGGCGACCAACGGCATCGAGTTCGCTAAGAGCAAGGAATTCTGCAAGCAGGCCGCCGAAGCGGGCCTGCGCTACGCCTACCTGCAGTTCGACGGCATCGGCAA contains:
- a CDS encoding radical SAM protein, with the protein product MATGNGQTAQLSKPRLIFWEVTKGCNLRCIHCRATATELSSPTDLPTTRALDIITQIAGYASPILVLSGGEPLYRRDIFQLARFATDKGLRVALATNGTMVTKELARRIVDSGVRRVSISLDGADSMTHDSFRGIPGAFDAAVYGLRNLKELGMSVQINMTIARHNARQLPQVLDLARGLGADALHTFLLVPVGCGVDIAAEQMVPPEEYEAMLNWFYDRSLEGGIELKATCAPHYFRVARQRRAADRRAAAAETQAIGPADMMMPGSTGVVLHPQGSPPPDIAKNAEHAGMGGHPEGMHAMTKGCLAGTGVCFISHEGEVFPCGYLPAIAGDLRRQSFADVCENSVVFNQLRDTDNLKGKCGCCEFRNICMGCRARAYAATGDYLDEEPFCVYEPRSEALKARKAIAVISDSRQV
- a CDS encoding cytochrome b/b6 domain-containing protein; the encoded protein is MSRHSRTRMAIALAFLLALCSLASWAAAKQTAKSKISDAECLACHADPSMTKDVAGKQVSIAVDEQKFKASAHAMFSCTDCHTDIKSAPHDTAPAKPKCATCHADQDAAYNRGFHAQAVKSGDKLAASCQDCHGNVHQILPASDPKSKVHRSTIPATCGACHGQKFVMEASGHSAQPFINYEESVHGKSVAREGDKSKAAVCTDCHGAHDILNGANPKSSIAKANVPFTCAKCHEAIEREFMSSTHGQALTRGNWQAPVCTDCHGIHTIKAPADPSSSVNAQNLARSTCARCHESVRLAGEFGVEGHRASTYLASYHGLASKAGSKVVANCASCHGAHNILPSSDPKSTVNHANLIKTCGQCHPGVTEKFIQGKVHVDAPLSADTGSVAVRWIRRMYLTLIFVTIGSMLLHNLIIWRRKALLRRNQHRRIVRRMDANQRVQHLTLLVSFFILVLTGFALKYPDSWFASLLSLNETLRGVLHRIAGGVLIAGGVYHVIYLLASAEGRRLMMDMLPEPKDAIDARDTMRHYLGFNVSKPQFKRFNYAEKAEYWALVWGTIVMAGTGLALWFKVIVGNLLPRWWLDVATAIHFYEAVLATLAILVWHFYQVFFDPDTYPMNWAWLDGRMSVEHYQDEHALDVETLRRSVDAAVAENAEPGVTPEVAPPEKAPEKEEVAPRS
- a CDS encoding YwiC-like family protein yields the protein MRTLLIPREHGAWGLLLIPLVTGGFAGLSVAQNWLPLALLTIASLALFWMRAPAEIALGTSPIRSQSASETNWLLLATTLLASIAMLCIAALLWDGANRGLLALGALAAVAFVVQALLKTLGRRARMPAQLIGAIGLAAVAPAAWYVITGRLDSRALGLWTANWMFAGNQIHFVQLRIHAARAAAWREKFRLGRAFFLGQLLMIAALLAVVRAQLLPALGLAAFVPLLARGFLWLKPGAQPLAVRRLGWSELAQGIAFGLLLIGAYHV
- a CDS encoding septal ring lytic transglycosylase RlpA family protein — encoded protein: MGSRGTLKTSFVCIAASLLLAGCGHKKQARAPIPPPPPPITVEAPPETAKIPPAPAPDVKPLFVQLGKASWYGAPFHNRKAANGETYDMNAMTAAHLTLPLNTVARVTNMKSGQSVVVRITDRGPFVEDRIIDLSAAAAKAIDVWRRGVAQVKVEVLESPATIRTGGRWAVQLGGFPEEEEARRIQSTLARRYHTAKVLAFSSPVGDWWVRVRVLGDDKRRAQEIADSSPASRDHTFLVRLD
- a CDS encoding halocarboxylic acid dehydrogenase DehI family protein; its protein translation is MALTRLYEEQELAPELRRIYTEIRCSLDLPFVPSLFKMAAGIPEYLKVMWHDLAPVARSREFHAAGLAMEEFARSLAVSDGWRFSDQQRVLAEQKFPPDDVEQLAAIVGIFVRALPRMLLFTRLAQRGYSGGQPGRISAGKQVSAMSRLVTLHVPNERDAGLRVWLIYNDIKKTTGGAGHVMSLLRVLSPFPGYLASIWVDAKKVMREDSFLSARDHINKRALGLLNGLPVRDHRAAAGKVTPEQWKEIEEMVDGCARLLPQFALLAAVWQRSFTGHRSTVFAA
- a CDS encoding histidine triad nucleotide-binding protein, producing the protein MSDCLFCNMIAGKTPCKKVFEDEEVIVIEDIRPQAPTHVLVIPKKHIRGLKEATAEDAQLIGYSHLVAAKIARERGIEDGYRTVYNVGPRVGQSVFHLHLHLIGGRDMKWPPG
- a CDS encoding NapC/NirT family cytochrome c, with product MADQPPDEVVSPSGRKNGPPGLFRNPVSLIGAALAVISAANIAFLIFIDYISARPSPYIGIFAYMIVPAFMLLGLLLIPIGMWMERVRRRTQAPSMARYPRIDLNNPQQRSAFAFFVSFAIVFVALSAAGSYRAYEFTDSVQFCGQLCHTVMNPEFVAYSQSPHARVRCVDCHVGPGAGWYVRSKLSGAYQVYSVTFHKYPQPIPTPVANLRPAQETCEQCHWPRKFYGAQLKVFYHYGSDEKNTPRQIRMLINTGGGDPATGSPEGIHWHMNIANEITYIASDKEHQVIPWVQVKDQSGRVTVYQSKDNPLKPEQIAAMPKRRMDCVDCHNRPSHIYPSPDRSVDDALVAKRIDATLPFIKQQAVAVLSEKYNTTPEATQAIATTLEKFYDQKYPGLSKTKALEIRTAIAEVQRIFKTTMFPEMKVDWRVHPNNIGHFMFPGCFRCHDGNHASSDGATITKNCNTCHSVIAELESGQPVYGSTQGMQFKHPVDLGDMTAVNCADCHTGGVGP